The following are encoded in a window of Microvirga ossetica genomic DNA:
- a CDS encoding cold-shock protein, whose amino-acid sequence MATGTVKWFNETKGYGFIQPDNGGKDVFVHISAVERAGLRSLKDGQKISYEVEQDRRSGKESATNLQQA is encoded by the coding sequence ATGGCGACAGGCACGGTCAAGTGGTTTAATGAAACCAAAGGATATGGATTCATCCAGCCGGACAATGGCGGCAAGGACGTGTTCGTTCATATTTCAGCAGTGGAGCGCGCAGGCCTCCGGAGTCTGAAAGACGGTCAGAAGATCTCCTACGAGGTTGAACAGGACCGTCGCTCGGGGAAAGAGTCGGCG